Within Chloroflexota bacterium, the genomic segment TGCTGCTGGCCGCGCTGGGCGACGAATAAGGAGAGAGGCATGCTAGCGGTATTGCGCCAACGCAACTTCGGGCTGCTTTGGTTTGGGCAGGCGATCTCCATGATCGGTGACTGGGTGCTGTTCATTGCCCTGCCGTTCCATATCTATCAGGTGACCGGCTCCGCGCTGGCGACGGGCGGTATGTTCATGGCCACCACTCTGCCCGGCATTCTGCTTGGCTCGGTAGCCGGCGTGTTCGCCGACCGCTGGGACCGCAAGCGCCTGATGATCGTCTCCGATATTGCGCGCGCGGTGATGCTGCTCGTGCTCATGCTGGCGCAGACGGCCGATACGATCTGGATCATCTACATCGTCGCGTTCCTGCAATCGACGGTTAGCCAGTTCTTCTTTCCCGCCAAGTCTGCCGTCATTCCGCTGCTGGTCGGCGAGCGCGACCTGGTGCAGGCCAATGCGCTCAACTCCGTCAGCGACTCGGTGACGCGCCTGCTGGGGCCGTCGCTGGGCGGGCTGCTGATGGCGTGGGGCGGCTTGACGACGGTCGTGCTCGTCGACTCGGTGTCGTTCGCGGTATCGGCGCTGATGATTGCGCTGATCGTGATGCCGGGCCCGAAGGCCGTGCACGGCGCTGCATCGCACGGCGCGCCCGGCATGACGGCCGTCTGGCGCGACTGGCTGGCGGGCCTGCGGCTGGTGCGCGCCAGCCGCTCGCTGAGTGTGGTGTTCGTGGTCGTTG encodes:
- a CDS encoding MFS transporter, giving the protein MLAVLRQRNFGLLWFGQAISMIGDWVLFIALPFHIYQVTGSALATGGMFMATTLPGILLGSVAGVFADRWDRKRLMIVSDIARAVMLLVLMLAQTADTIWIIYIVAFLQSTVSQFFFPAKSAVIPLLVGERDLVQANALNSVSDSVTRLLGPSLGGLLMAWGGLTTVVLVDSVSFAVSALMIALIVMPGPKAVHGAASHGAPGMTAVWRDWLAGLRLVRASRSLSVVFVVVAVLSLGDAILTALLVPFSKDVVGIDAQGLGLIMAAQGLGGLVGGVLIGRFARRLTPGQLMAIGGLGNGAVLLVIFNAPTYLLALAAMGLAGVLMSGLMIGMNTAMQAGASDAFRGRVFGALMALGAVMRLGGIAAGGLLADRVGIVPMLDIGAVLFLLCGAAALLMPGVAETAVRPAPVPAVE